The Phragmites australis chromosome 1, lpPhrAust1.1, whole genome shotgun sequence genomic interval AAGGCTCAATCATATTCGATTTTCTGACCATATAACCACCATATTCCAATTCGCGCGCACGATATCCGAACTCTTTGTTCTTCTGGCTGTAAATGAGTTTTATAAGTGGGTTGTAAGAGTATTCTAGaacatctcaaccatatttttttaattttgtttcttttctaatttttcttctcgttctcttttccctttattttttctaatctCTAACAACTTTTTTTTGAAAGTATTCGTGAAGTTAAAAGAAAGAGAATATTATCATAGAGAGAATGAATTTGAAAATCTCTTCGTTACGAGAATTGTAAAGAGAAGCTGTTAGAGCActgaatgaaataaaaaaattttatGAAGTGATTCTCGTCCGCGAAGGGACTTAGGCTAAATCTCAAATTTTCTTTGAACAGTATAATCATCGTCTTCTAAACGCTGCCGAcgcagaggagaggaggggttGGTCACACACAGCTAGCGACGCTGTTGGCATCCGATTCCATCATTCCAATGTTGCTTTGCTCGATCTGCCTGCTCTTAATTGCTTGGGTCtcagcaatgcatgcatgcccaCGCCTGAAACGACGAAACCTGGAGACAGGCTAagggagaagacggctttcACCAGCTGCTAGGCTAGGTTTGGATCCCGTCAGATCAGCCCGGCCGGCTTTCACCAGCTCGGACTAAACTATGTCATGTGGGTGATGCCTTTGTTGGTTTGTGCTGTGCCGAGTCCGCGATCCTGTTCTCTTCCGACGCAGGTGGATCCACGTCTGCAGAGCACTCGGCGGCCGCAGATGTCACGTCGGCGGAGCACCACCCGTCCACGGCTGCCGATCGACCGCGTCGCGTGGTCTTCATCTCTAGCGTTTCGGACCGGGCGAAGCGTTGTCGGCGACGTGCCTTTCTTTCTCCGCACCGACTTCCTGCTATTTTCGCTCCTCTCCCTCTCGTGTCTGCAGGTGGATATCAAATCATACTGTTCCTGAGAGCATGGGGCAGCAAGGTAGTACGTAATGTAGCCGTCCTGCAGATCCTGTTTGGAACATACCTCCTACGTACACCGGTAGGTTTCGCGAAATACCAAATGCAACCCAACTGAAACTTCTTACACCTTGCTATACAGCAGTCTTGAGTGTTCTATTACATTGCGACTTTATAAAGCAACTTTTATCTAGAATTTTATACGAGAAACTTCTGAAGAAGCATTTTACATGTTTAAGCCAGCCATGTATAGCCAGGAGGACGTATGTGTCATACGCTCGTATATCTATGAGATAATTCTAAGCATGCCACTAAATATTAACAAAATTCTTAATTTGCCATTGAAAAATCAAAGTATTTTCATGCCAccaatttattatttttcatcCCCTAAATGTCAATGTCGTCGTAACGGAGACATACGggatgaaaaattaagtttgaTGGCACGCATGAAAAGGAACAAAACTAAGTTTTGACACGGAGGagaccataattttttttattgtaaattgataattttattaacATTTAACGGCACCAATTATCTATCTATGTATGTATACCGCCTGCAGCAGGTAGTATAGCGTATTGGAGCGATGAAGGCAAGGCAGAAAGGCAGGCACTCTTCATCCTGTGTTCTTTCCTGACCTAGGAGACTACAAAATCCGCGTCACTTTTGCAGTAGCATCCATGGCTACCATAAACGGCCAGAGAGAAAGCTCCAAACTTCCCAGACCTCGAGATTAGAAAAAAGACGCCGCACGACACACACCCTGATTGCCGCTGCTAATCACTGCCCCTAATCACCCTGATCATCTCGAAGCGAGCGAAACAGCCGAGCTGCCTTCTTTGTCCGTACCTCCACAGCGTCCGTCCAAAACACCAGGGCACAAGAAGGCGACGAAAATCGAAGGAAATCTCAACTCCAAAACTCGATTTAAAAAAGGGCCTGGAATTCTTCGAGGAACTTGGTAGAAATAAAACAGAAAAAGGGCGCGGGTATCTCTCGACTCCTCTTCCCCAGTAGAATACTGCGTCCGACAAGACGACACCCAAACGGCAGGGCAGAAACCTCAAgtgaaaaggagagagggggaaaAAAACCCGAAACGCCTTTTTTTTCTGCTGTGCCTTGTTTCGCTACACCCGGTCTACCGTACAAGCGGTGGACCGGCGCGGCTGGAGAGCCGTGGGCTTGTAGGATTGCTGGTGTGCGTCGGCCGTTGGGAGCTGTGCTCTGTTACTGGGctgcctcgccgccggcgaggagcCAGCGGTCCATGGGCACGCACTGCGCCTTGTGCGCCCGCTTCCAGTCCAGCGCCTGGCACGCGCGGGAGCAGTAGTTCGCCGCGCCGCACACGGAGCACCGCCGGAACTCGTGCCGCCGCGTCTCACGCCGGCCGCATCGGAGGTGGGAGCATAAGCGGAGCTCGGCGGCGTCGCCTTCGCTGTCGCCGGTGGCTTCGGCTGCTGCCAGCCTCTTGCCGGCAGCGTGGCCCCCGTGGGTGGCCCACCAATCCACCATGAATTGGTTGGCCGCGTGGGGCTCCGCCTCCGGGAGGCTCCAGCCGTACTCCGAGAGGAGGGGGCAGCCAGCGCCGGCGCCGAGCGGGAGGGCGGTGAAGGTGCGGTGCGAGGTGGCCTCGGCGAGCGCCAGGGTGAGTTCGCGGGCGTTGGCGgcaacgaggaggcggcggccctCGGCGGGGTCGCGGCGCACGCCGTAGCCGTCCTGGAGGCAGTGCCCAAGCTCGCGGAGCGCGTCGACGTGGCCGAGGGCGGCCGAGCGCGCGCACAGCGCCGCGCCGGCGCGCAGGTCGCGGTCGGACTTGGCGCCCCCGCTGCCGTTGAACTGGATGACCGCCAGCGAGTAGAGCGCCGCGGCGTGCCCGCCGACCGCCGCCCTCGCGAgcagcgccgcgccgccgctgcgGCTCCCAAGGCAATAGAAGCGTATCTGCAAACAGAAGCAAGCGCCACTCATCTCATCATGCGTGCCTAGGAATCAACTCGATCAACTCTACTACATAGCACGACAAGCATCTAGGGTTGTCGGACGCGGCGTACCATGCCGAGAATGTAGCAGGCCTCGAGGTTGCCGGCGTCGGCGCAGCACTTGAGGAACCTCTGCGCCGGCTCGGACCACACCGCCGCCTTGACGGCCATCGACGCCGGCGAGGCCTTGGCGAACACCATGTCATGCCGCCCAAGCCCGTTGAGCCGCTTGCACCTGCAACGCCAAAGACAAGACGCTATCAGTGGTCATCCTTCGCCTCCGCCTTATCGCCATGACCCATCCCACACCTCAAGCTTTCCACAAAATTGCAAAACAGCCCCCTCTCCCCCACGCATTTCAAATACCACGCGAGGGAAAGGAGCCGAGCCTTTGAAATTCGACGGAACACGAGGGGTTTCCGGGCAAGCGGATCGATGAACCAGAGAAGTGGTGCGCGGACGTACGTAAGATGCACGGAGAGCAAGTCGGAGGGCGCCGAGGCTGACGCCGCGAGCTTGGAGAGGATGGAGAGGACGAGGTCGTCGGGGAGCTCGTCCAGGTAGTCCGGCCCGCCCGCAAGCCGCTTCCGGCGCCCGCCGCCGGAGCACTCGCCGGCAACCGCCGACTGCCCCAACGactgcctcttcctcttctgcCCCGCCACAGCTGCAACCTCTCCGCCGCTGGAATAGAGAGACCCGCGCCTCGTCCTCATCTTTGTCTCCGAACGGGCGGGCCTTCGTCGTCGCCGGATAGACAGGAAGAAACGGCCGGAGGCGACCGGGAGATGGAGCGTGGTGCGGTGCTTGTGTGGCAAAGGGAGAGCAAGACCGCCTTTATATACAAATACACCGGGGGCGTTTCACGTTTGGGCGAGTGTCGGTGGGCCCGTGTTGTCAGAGGAGGGAGGCTTGGGTGGTTTGAAGTTCTGCTTCAGTTTTTAGTAGTACGTTTTTTTTAATCTCCTGCCAGTATTTTCTGGGACCTGACCTGACCGCATGAGTGCTGCAACTATGCTCGCTCAGCTCTTGAATGAAAAGCACCAACGCTGTAGCCTTTTACTGCAAGCTTTTGGAAAAGAAAGCCTGAAAAAACAGGGATAATGCAACGGGAGTTTCCTCTTCTTTATTGATACTGTTTGCTGCTTTTATTTACGTTAGGAGTGGTAACtgtcattttttgttttttttttcttgccttGAGACGTCCGGAGTAGAGTAGTGATGGTGTAGCAGGGTGCTGTTCTGAGGACCTACATCAGTTAATATGCAGTTGATAGAAGATTTTTTCTCATATCAAGATCTATCGTGTAACCAGTTTGTATATTCATGATTAGGATATTTATCATATAAGAGATTTTTGTGATCAGTTTAGGTCGTAAGATAGGTACTCATCAAACTAGTTTATTCTCATTAAATATATTTCACTTAAGTATTTTCTTTCCCCACGCACTCCTCCCTAGAGGATGGGTCAAGGGTTCATGGTGAGAAGGTGGGTCAACCAGTTTTGGTCACACCACTTACGGCCAGCACTGGTTATGGGCATTGTTGGTAGGTGCAGTCGGGGCTCAGAGCGGGAGTCATTTTAGGGCTTCTACGATTAGGGCGGCAACAACAAAACCCATCAGAGAAATCAAAAAGTTTCATTCAATATAAAATAGAACCTAAATTACAGTTTTGATATTTACTCATCGACGGCCTACGTCCGAAAGACGGATCCCACATAGTCCACCCCCCTTGCCACTCGTCATGCAGTTTCTCCTTCGTTACGAGCCCGACTACTGCAACCCCCTCCCGAATGAGGTCGAGATTGAAGTTTGGATCACGGCTGTGGTAGCACCGAAGGACGTACCCCGACACATCCCTTATCGCTTGCGCCACATCCTCGGCACCCATTGCCGCCAAAATACCTAGGAGATTGGAAAACTTTTTCGAGAGAATCTTGGTGGCATAGGGTCAGGCCTGGGCTGTGCGTGGGTCCTTCGACTCGATGATCTCCAGCTCGAAGCTTCTCAGAGGCTCCTTGAATGCCTTAAAAGCATCTTGAAGAATGCTACGAGTGATGCTCTCGTCCTACCTGAGCTAGATGTATTTGGCGACGAGCGCAACTTTTTCTCGCTGGAGCTCACCACACTTATGCTGGAGCACGAGCCGCACCTTATTTTCTTCGGCCAGCTACCTCTCTAGTTCAGTGAACCTACTGACAGCCGCTTTCTTATCGTCAATCAACTTGCGGATAGAGGCTGGGAAGCGGGTGTCCAGACAGAGCAGGTCGGAGGTTGAAATGGGCTCCACGACCGGCTCAGCAGGCGTGTGAGCCACGATCGATGCTCCCAAGGTCAGAGCTACTGTAGGTGGGGGGCAGAATATGTTGCTGAGGAactggtggaggagttacaaCCAGGGCCGTGGGTATGGTCAAGGATCTACAGCGACAACAAATTTGTGAGAttaggaaaagaaagaagatcTAAGTATCTGCGCCTAACCAAAAACCTTACCGTGGTGGTGGAGTGCTAAGCACAAACATGGACTTCGTAAAGCCGCTGGGTCAGCTGGTCGGGGAGGACAGTCTAGCAGTTGAACCACTGGAGCTTAGTGTCCTGTGAGCACGTTTGGATGCCTCCGCGGTAGACGGGCCTTTATCGGTCTCTTCCCCCCTTGCATCAGCGCAGGGTCGGCAGTGGCCTGACTGCCTCTGGTCTGGTCAGAGCGCGCCTAGTCAGAGCGAGACTAGTCAGAGCACATATGGTTGGAGCAAGTTTGATCGGGGCAATGCTGGTCGACCCTCTACAGACTGACGTCACCAACAGAACCGCCGCCCGCGGCCGTTACCCGACTCTGAGCAGCCTGGTCGCCTCCTCGACCAGCTAGGCTAACATCGTGACCAGATGGGTGGCCAAGTGAAGCGGCACTAGGCGGCGGAGAAGGCATGCTGGCAGCAAGATCAAATTTTTGTGCGGTCTTCGTGATCTCGTCTAGTATCAACGTAAGACATCGACCTCGGGAAGACCTTGCGGCGACGCAAACCTTGAAACCCTGACccaggagaagacttgaagATGGAAGTTCCTAGAAAAGGCCAAACATACCAATCTGAGCCGAACACTCTCCGATGGGGAGAGGCCGCACAATGGAGGAGTGTCTCGCGACGGGCAGTCCTTCCTTTGGGCTACCGCCATGAAGAATTTGACCCATGACTCGACGGTCTCGTCAGAGAGATCTACATAAGAGGGAAACTTAAGACACCACAAGAATAAACATAGAGCGTCATGCAAACAGTTGCAATATTACCTGAAGAGCTCTCCTTGGTGACGTCATCACTCCCGATATACTTGTATGCCGAATGTGCTCTTTTCCACAAAGGGCATAACTGGAGCTTGATGAAGTTGCGGACAATATCTGATTCGGTCAGCTCGGCGTTCGCAAGGTTTTTGACCTAGGATGCGAGGCTCAACAGCTCTGGAGTGGTCGCGGGGGAGTTCCCCCAGCTCTCAAAGACCTATGCCAGTCTGTTCGGCACGCAGATGTTGTCAAAGGAATCCTTCATCTTGAAGTAGAACTATTCTTTCTTCCAGCCCGACCACGACGACTTAAGGTCCATCTCAAGGTAGGATCCTGCGATGCCATCGTGAAGGCGGAATCCACAGCTCTCAGTGCTTGGCCCGGTCTCCAACTTGGCCGTATAAAAGCACCTTAAGAGATCGAGGCATGCCTCGACCCCAATGAagttctcgcacatgtgagcaaagacgCTCGGTATGATGATGAAATTGAGattgaggtggaggtgacaTATATCGTAGAAGGAgttgacggtggtgaagaattcGGAAAAGGATGACATAAGGCcagccaaaaagaaagaggtaAACAATATAATCTCCCATTTGTGGGGAGTAGGCACGTCCTTCCCCGGGCAGTATCCCGAAGAAAGGCGGCGAGGGAGCAGACGGTTGTCATGtatctgcttcagcttcgtcGCATGCATTTGAACTTGAGAAAATCTAGCTCTTTACCGGTGCGCAACGCCATTGGGAGCTGCAGGGGTGGCTACGGAAATACGAGTAGAGATGAAGATGATAGGCTCTGAGCGCAAGGGCTTGAAGGCTATAGGGGTGATGAAAGGATTCATGGGCAACTTTTAGCTTTTCAATTTATACGGCCAGCTCAATATCCTAACCGTCACACAGGACTCAGTCGTGTAGAAATTCGAAAGGCCCCACTTTGAGGGTCGAAATTCTTTTAGGTCTGGTGGAAATCAATATCTCTCTCCCATAATGTTCCTCTCTCTCTAGAAGTTTTAAACCTCATCTCATGATTTTGTTTTATGGGCTCGTGACGAAAATGGACTGCGTTGATGGCCACTCCCATGGTAAACTTGTGTTGAACTAGGGTCCAAGTGGCACGATCAGGTCCATCCGTGACCACGCGGCGAATCACTCATATCACCTCATCCGTGAGGGGGGTTGGGGGCTATTATCGGTGTATATAATAGGGGTCCCTGTCCTGAGGGCCCACATCAGCTAATATCCAGTTGACAAAAGATTCTTTCCTTGATCAGAGTCCCACTGCGCGACCAGTCTGCATCTTCGCAATTAGGATACTTACCGCATAAGGTATTCTCGCAACCAGCCTTCGCTGATCGCAGGACAGGTACTCATCAAACTATTGTATTATTATCAAATGCattccactcaagtatttttctttcccAGGCACTCGTCTCCAATGGACAGGTCATGATCGGCACAGTGGTACCAtgtcccgtcctgtagcattaaacgtTACAGGACAGATTTGCATGCGTGTCAGACTGCTTCACATGCATGCGTGTGAGACCAGTGATGGGATAGGGCGTATCGGCTGACCAGGGTGGCATAGACGTGGAGGTGTATAATGGATGGGATGAGCTCGGCTGCTTCATC includes:
- the LOC133927501 gene encoding F-box protein At1g67340-like, with protein sequence MRTRRGSLYSSGGEVAAVAGQKRKRQSLGQSAVAGECSGGGRRKRLAGGPDYLDELPDDLVLSILSKLAASASAPSDLLSVHLTCKRLNGLGRHDMVFAKASPASMAVKAAVWSEPAQRFLKCCADAGNLEACYILGMIRFYCLGSRSGGAALLARAAVGGHAAALYSLAVIQFNGSGGAKSDRDLRAGAALCARSAALGHVDALRELGHCLQDGYGVRRDPAEGRRLLVAANARELTLALAEATSHRTFTALPLGAGAGCPLLSEYGWSLPEAEPHAANQFMVDWWATHGGHAAGKRLAAAEATGDSEGDAAELRLCSHLRCGRRETRRHEFRRCSVCGAANYCSRACQALDWKRAHKAQCVPMDRWLLAGGEAAQ